The genomic stretch TTTGCATGGTTGTATGATATTCCGCTTGTTATTATGCCGATTTTCTTTGGGCCATCCTCAATGCGGTTCAGGGAGGTATTCTCGCTGAATTCCTTCATTGCAGCGATCCTGTCTTCCATTATATATTTGCGTTTCTTGGCGGATGCGGGAGCCATTACATATTTGGAGATATTCTTTGCGTATGGCCTGACAGGGACTTCTTTTCTGGATGATGTTTCGACGAGTGTTTTGCTGTGGCAGATCCTTGTCGTGACCCTGAAAAGAACAGGGGTATCGAATTTTTCCGAAATATCGAAGGCCTCTTTGACAAAGTCAAGGCACTCCTGACTGTCAGATGGTTCAAGCATTGCGAGTTTGGCATGTGAGGCGTAGTATCTGTTGTCCTGTTCGTTCTGTGAGCTGAACAGTCCGGGGTCGTCAGCCGTCACAACTACAAGACCCCCGTTGACTCCTGTGTAGGCAAGAGTAAAGAGAGGATCAGCCGCAACGTTGAGCCCGACATGCTTCATTGCAGCGAGAGCTCTTCCGCCGGCCATGGAAGCTCCAGCAGCGACCTCAAGCGCGACTTTTTCATTTGTTGACCATTCTGAATATACATCTTTGTAAGTTGACAAGTTCTCGAGGATCTCTGTGGAAGGTGTTCCCGGATATGCAGCTGCTACGTGCAGTCCTGCTTCCCAGGCACCCTGGGCTATTGCTTCGTTGCCTGTCATTATTTTCTTCATCAGTTTGCCCCCTTTTTAAAAAATCCCGGCCCCGGCTCACTTTAGCCGAAGTCGGGATCATAAACACTTATAAAAAACTGAAATAACCAGGTCAGTTTATTCTCCCTTTTCCGCAGATCTTTCCTCGAGCATCCACTCAGCCACATTTACCTTTGCAAGTCCTGTAAAAATATACATAAGCGAGATGGCCAGGAATGCCTTTTCCCTCAGAACCGCAAAAGAGAGGAGGAGAAATCCGATAACCCCGTAGAGCTTGACTCTGTTTACATTGTCCTTTTTCATCTTTTTCGCGTTGCAGTAAGGCACAGAGCTTACCATCAGGCCGCCTATAAAGAACATCATCACTATCGCTGCAAGAGGTGTAAGCGGTACTTTGGCTATCACAAAAGCTGCGAGAGTCAGTCCTCCGGCAGGGATCGGCAGACCCTGGAAGGGTCCTGCAGGAACGTGCGTGACATTGAAACGGGCAAGCCTGAGGACTCCGCAGAGGGCAAAGAATGAAGATGCCACAGCACCCCATACTCCGCCTTCCATTCCTATATAAGCGGCATAGATCAGAAATGCAGGAGCGACGCCGAAGCTAATAGCGTCAGCGAGACTGTCCAGCTCTTCCCCGAAAACACTGCTTCCTCCGAGGCTTCTGGCTACCCTTCCATCCATTACGTCGAAAAATACAGCAAAGCATATAAGCACAGCAGCCGGCACAAAGTGCTGGTGATATGTCATTATCAGTGAAGCTACTCCGCAGAATACGCTTCCGCTGGTTATCATGTTGGGTATTATTTTACTTATTGGTATGTTTCTGATCCTTCTGTCACGTTTTCTCATTTTTTTACCACTCCGATCACAGTTTCCCCCGCAACCACCCTGTTGCCGATATTTACAGCCGGTACGACAGATGGAGGCAGATAGACATCGACCTTTGAACCAAGCTTTATCATACCATAACGCTGGCCTCTGTCCAGAGTGTCACCTTTGCTGACCCTGCAGACTATCCTCCTTGCAAGTATACCAGCGATCTGCACAAGAAGGAAACGGCCGTTTTCTGACTTGGCCCCTACGTAGAAACGCTCGTTTATCTCGGAGGCCTTAGGTGCTATCGCGAACCATTTCTTGCCGGGGACATATTTGACATATTCGACCCTTCCTGATGTCGGGAAACGGTTCACATGAACATCAAACCCATTCATGAATATGCCTATTTTTGTTGCCCTGCCGGTATATTCGTGGTCAACTTCCTCTATTTCGACCACCTTGCCGTCAGCCGGACTGACCCATCCTGCAGGCGCATCCGGGACTCTCTCAGGATCACGGTAAAACCAAATCGCCAGCATCATGGGAAATGCAAGTATCACGGATATCCAGGGAGAGACAAATCCTCCCCCTATAACCATGAATGCCAGTCCGCCTATCGTAGGCAGTCCGTCACGCGCGAGCTTCAATCAAGTTCTCCTTCGCCCTCGGTCCTTACAATGCTTACGTCTGCCACAAAATCTCCGTCATCCAGCCTTACCACTTTGTATCCTGTTGCGGTACGGCTCAGGCTTGATACTTCGTTGGTGTTTATGCGGACCATCCTGCCCTTACTGCTTATAACAACTATTTCCTGATCATCAGCGACGCCCCATGCTCCGACAAGTTTTCCTGTTTTATTTGAGAGCTTCATCGCCCTTACTCCGTAACCGGCACGATGGTGCTGGGTAAACTCTGAGTATTTTGTCCTCTTGCCTATTCCCTGCTCGCTTATGAAAAATACCTGACTGCCTTCTGTGACGACATCGCAGCCAACTACAGAGTCTCCGTCATCGAGCCTAATTCCGCGAACGCCCTGTGCCTGTCTCCCAAGCGGACGGAACTCCTCTTCCAGGACTCTCAGAGTCTGTCCCATCGATGTTGTAAGAAGCAGTTCATCTTTTCCGCTGGTTACACGTACCCTTGCTATATTGTCATCCGGAACGAGAGTCAGAACCCTGCGGCCGGCTCTCGTGAGACCTTCAAGCTCTTCAACAGGCAGGCGCTTTGCAGTTCCTTTGCAAGTGACAAAGAAGACATACTTTGCCCCGTCAAGGCTGCTGTCTTTTATCGCTACCACACGTTCTTCCTTTTCCAGTGTCACTATTGTCCCTACAAGCTTGCCTTTGCCTGTTTTGGGTTCCGGCAGAGAAAAGCCCCTTACCCCGAATACTCTTCCCAAACTTGTGAAAAGATATAGCGTCCTGTGGGTATTTGTGATGGTAAGAAGTGCTATTTCATCTTCGGCCTTTGTAGTAACGCCCTTGACCCCTTTGCCACCTCTTGACTGTACCCTGTAATCCTGCAGCGGCATGCGTCTGATATAACCATCCCTGCTTAGCGCAACGACGATCTCCTCTTCGGGTATCAGATCTTCATCGGATACCTCTTCAACG from Synergistetes bacterium HGW-Synergistetes-1 encodes the following:
- the pssA gene encoding CDP-diacylglycerol--serine O-phosphatidyltransferase; translation: MRKRDRRIRNIPISKIIPNMITSGSVFCGVASLIMTYHQHFVPAAVLICFAVFFDVMDGRVARSLGGSSVFGEELDSLADAISFGVAPAFLIYAAYIGMEGGVWGAVASSFFALCGVLRLARFNVTHVPAGPFQGLPIPAGGLTLAAFVIAKVPLTPLAAIVMMFFIGGLMVSSVPYCNAKKMKKDNVNRVKLYGVIGFLLLSFAVLREKAFLAISLMYIFTGLAKVNVAEWMLEERSAEKGE
- a CDS encoding phosphatidylserine decarboxylase family protein is translated as MVIGGGFVSPWISVILAFPMMLAIWFYRDPERVPDAPAGWVSPADGKVVEIEEVDHEYTGRATKIGIFMNGFDVHVNRFPTSGRVEYVKYVPGKKWFAIAPKASEINERFYVGAKSENGRFLLVQIAGILARRIVCRVSKGDTLDRGQRYGMIKLGSKVDVYLPPSVVPAVNIGNRVVAGETVIGVVKK